In a single window of the Podarcis raffonei isolate rPodRaf1 chromosome 14, rPodRaf1.pri, whole genome shotgun sequence genome:
- the SUN1 gene encoding SUN domain-containing protein 1 isoform X8, whose protein sequence is MFVKQRKSVVKQSGSVRHTPRKSVPSSSSFSHSSFSSHTSDGSLMSTILDESSIQEQTAVDHFWGLDDDGDLKGGDTTVIQGNGDLATAENQTTLSNGYTCSDCSMLSERKEVLTAYSAARMPSSRIYSRDRSQKHKSRGLPFYTNQILRAAKYTTTSFSSLIVQLFQMILLKLGYDCKAHSSYCGSMNVKEFLREDGHLGMNGESMCDDCKGKKHLETHTTAHMQSSRSKRVARTIWHIFSYTGYFLLHMLQRMGTAGWFVSRKIMSLLWLAVVSPGKAAAGVFWWLGTGWYQLVTLISLLNVFLLTRCLPKIFRLLLFLLPLLLLLGLWHWGTEGFLSLLPALNWTGIHRIHSWEDSANIIEPQPDDSYALPYPDETMKVFDADRVIELEKKMAFMSKRWHHRDEEYSKVLLLLQSLQDQVTQMNDKSEMLTLIKNVVGQHIKEMKPDETLHPARDFLTLHQEHEWRIVALEDLLAKLSEKSEGLQKELELTKAQKMSDTDEQNRHLLSKIKHLELELGHMKSELLSSQGLKTCCDRMDTLHEKVDTQVKESVKIMLFGNQQGDLPESLLQWLTSKFVSKSDLQNLLQDLELQILKNITLHMSVANTKSTSEVVTSVVNEAGISGITEAQARIIVNNALKLFSQDKTGMVDFALESGGGSILSTRCSETYETKTALISLFGIPLWYFSQSPRVVIQPDMYPGNCWAFKGSQGYLVVRLSMMIYPTAFTLEHIPKTLSPTGNITSAPKDFSVYGLESEYEQEGELLGQYIYDQDGEPLQMFQVTETTEKPFQIVELRIFSNWGHTEYTCLYRFRVHGRPAE, encoded by the exons atggtgatctcAAAG GTGGAGACACTACAGTGATTCAGGGCAATGGTGACTTAGCAACAGCTGAGAACCAGACAACACTGAGCAATGGGTATACCTGCAGTGACTGCAGCATGCTTTCTGAGCGGAAGGAGGTCCTCACAGCATACTCGGCTGCTCGCATGCCATCCTCAAGAATTTACTCCAGGGATCGAAGCCAAAAACACAAGTCTA GGGGCCTCCCTTTCTACACAAATCAGATTCTGCGAGCAGCCAAATATAccacaacatctttttcatcactCATAGTGCAGTTATTTCAAATGATCTTGCTGAAGCTGGGCTATGACTGTAAAG CTCACTCTAGCTACTGTGGAAGCATGAATGTAAAAGAATTTCTCAGGGAAGATGGCCACCTGGGTATGAATGGAGAATCAATGT GTGATGACTGTAAGGGGAAGAAACACCTTGAAACACACACAACAGCCCACATGCAATCCTCAAGGTCTAAAAGAGTAGCAAGGACCATTTGGCACATCTTTTCTTACACAG GTTACTTCTTGCTACATATGTTACAAAGAATGGGAACAGCAGGATGGTTTGTGTCCAGGAAGATTATGTCACTCCTTTGGCTAGCTGTTGTGTCTCCAG GGAAGGCAGCTGCAGGAGTGTTCTGGTGGCTTGGGACTGGATGGTATCAACTTGTTACTCTGATTTCTTTGCTGAATGTGTTCCTTCTTACAAG ATGCCTTCCAAAGATATTCAGACTGCTGTTGTTTCTCCTCCCGCTATTGCTGTTGCTAG GATTATGGCACTGGGGTACCGAAGGTTTCCTTTCGTTATTGCCAGCTTTGAATTGGACGGGCATACACAGAATACACAGCTGGGAAGATTCTGCAAATATCATTGAGCCTCAGCCTGATGACTCTTATGCTCTTCCATACCCTGAT GAAACTATGAAGGTATTTGATGCAGATCGTGTGATAGAGCTGGAAAAGAAAATGGCCTTTATGTCTAAGAGATGGCATCATCGGGATGAAGAATATAGTAAAGTGCTACTTCTTCTGCAAAGCCTTCAAGATCAAGTTACCCAGATGAATGACAAAAGTGAAATGCTGACACTCATTAAAAACGTGGTGGGCCAGCATATTAAAGAAATGAAACCTGATGAAACGCTACACCCAGCG CGTGACTTTCTGACCTTGCACCAAGAACATGAATGGCGCATTGTAGCTTTAGAAGATCTCCTTGCAAAACTCTCAGAAAAATCGGAG GGACTTCAGAAGGAACTTGAGCTAACCAAAGCACAAAAAATGAG TGACACTGATGAACAAAACAGGCATCTGTTATCCAAGATTAAACACCTAGAACTTGAGTTAGGTCATATGAAATCAGAACTGCTAAGTTCACAGGGTTTGAAAACTTGCTGTGACAGAATGGATACCCTTCATGAAAAG GTAGATACCCAAGTTAAAGAATCAGTCAAGATCATGCTTTTTGGCAACCAACAAGGAGACTTGCCAGAATCACTGCTTCAGTGGCTAACATCCAAATTTGTGAGCAAGAGTGACTTGCAAAATTTGTTACAAGATCTGGAGTTGCAGATCCTCAAGAACATAACTCTCCACATGTCTGTCGCAAATACAAAGTCAACTTCAGAGGTAGTAACGAGCGTTGTGAATGAGGCTGGGATTTCAGGCATCACAGAAGCA CAAGCACGCATTATTGTCAATAACgcactgaagctcttttcacaagACAAGACTGGCATGGTTGACTTTGCCTTGGAATCTGGAG GTGGCAGTATTTTGAGTACTCGCTGTTCAGAGACATACGAAACCAAAACAGCTCTAATTAGTCTCTTTGGAATTCCATTGTGGTACTTCTCTCAATCTCCTCGTGTAGTGATCCAG CCTGACATGTATCCTGGAAACTGCTGGGCTTTCAAAGGATCACAGGGATACCTGGTTGTCAGGCTTTCCATGATGATCTACCCTACAGCCTTCACCCTGGAACACATACCAAAAACACTTTCACCAACAGGCAATATTACCAGTGCTCCAAAGGATTTTTCAGTATAT GGTCTTGAAAGTGAGTATGAACAAGAGGGCGAACTTCTTGGGCAATATATTTATGATCAAGATGGAGAGCCATTACAGATGTTTCAAGTAACG gaGACAACTGAAAAACCATTCCAGATAGTGGAGCTAAGAATTTTTTCTAACTGGGGCCATACAGAGTACACTTGCCTCTATCGGTTTAGAGTGCATGGAAGACCTGCTGAATGA